The genomic stretch GATACAGGTATAGTTTCCACCATTACTGGAAAGGTATTTTTAAAATGGCAGATGTTATAGTCCATACGCCAGTATCCATGCACATGCATGACAGTTGGTCTGCATGTCCTCTATGTTTCCCTATAGCAAAATATAACATCATGTCACATTGATTTGGCATATAACCATTGTAATCCAGTCATCGATTATAGTTTAAACTGTGTTAATCCACGATGCTGTTTCCATTAACCCATACAACAGATAGCTATTGATAACAACTACTGTTTCACTTGTTAAAATGGTCTGAAAGTATTTGCCACTGTTAAGAATAGTTTTGGCCTCATTCAAGCGGACATAAAATCTCAAGTAAATGTTCAGCACTGTTAGCCTGAATCGTATGACATTAAATAATGTTCCTCTATCCTGTAAATAAAACAGTCCAGCAGCTAAACTGTAAAAGTGGACACTTCCACGTTGATACAGAAACATGTTTATGACCGTTCCCACACACTACTTTTCCCTGTAGTTTATCCAGTCCAAAAACTGACTCCTCATGTCGAGCTGTAGTAGAAATGCCAACAGTTCTCTTTGTGTATTGTGAACAGAGTTATTCTGCATGGAAGAAACGCGACCACTTGGCCTCCAAAGCCTTCTGAAATGGTGCAACAAACAGGGTCGCCAGTCTGCTAACagaaaaagtcctgcactcaacAGTGGCCTGTTAGTCTTAATGGTGGCACAGGTTACTCTGCATCTAGCCATCCAGAGGTTTTCCAAGGTACACCATGGTGACTTCGGTGTTGCCATATACTGCAGAGACAGCAGGGAACAGGCAGGCTTTTGGCAGTCCACGAAACGCTACTCCAAGAAACTCAAAACCCCTCTCGAAGGCTAACGTCTTGTCATCCATGTCTAGAATCACTCGTATTCTCTCCCCAATCTGTGGGAAAACACAATTACACATTGCTGGattacaaaaataccaaaaacttTGAAGACATTTCTAAAAAGACAACAGCAAACATATCTCCAAAATTGTTGCAGTAACTAATTCATTCCACACATTTCAACATTATTTTGAGATTACTTCAAATCTGATGAGGgtacaaaaacatacagatgTGGCTCCAGCTCCTACCTGATACTTTGGTGCATTGTTACACTGTGGGAAATTTCCATTGACCTCCCCATTATGAAGCAGGTTGTTGTCGACCAGGTTCCAGCCCCAGCTCTGGTCATCACTGCCCAGCAGGGCCACGTAGCCTTGGCACTGCATGGACGCCCGCTTCGTGGCGAGGCCTATCACTGCCACTGTGCCAAGAGGGCCTTCCCACCAGATCTCCCAGGCGTGCCTCCCTTCCGAAAAGCCAATCTTGCCACGCGCACCATCCGTGCTCTGGGCGATAGGGTTGCGGTGCAGGGTGAAGCCGTTCTTCTTCACGTAAACATTGCGGGAGCAGTCGTGGGAGCTCAGAGCATGTTGAAAGGCCTTGAGCTGTAGAGGATGACGGGACAGGGACAACTGCTATAGTGAACTGATGTTTAGGTATGAAAGATCCTGCTGTTAAATTCTGGTTAAAGTTTTAAACCAGACTTCATAACCTTTAATGTCAAAATAGCATATTTTATAACATCATATTTTGGAAGTGTTGGGTGCTGCAGTTAAAAGGAAAGCCCTCTCTTTGTAATTGTAGGGAAACATCCCTCTATATATAGATGCTTGCATAAACAAGGTAAGACATGGTCATGGACTTTGGCTTGTTCACCATGCAGGACACAATGTGTCAATTTTGGAGCTCAAAGTCTTTCACAATTTGTTTGATAAGTAAATGATTGTGGCTGCTATTATAATTTGggatcaattaatcaatatcTTCCAATGAAAGACTCGATCTGAATGGAAGAGATATTTAGCAGTAGTAAAATTTTTCACTCAATTTCAATTTGGATCAACTGGATCAGTGGTTTTCAAAAAGGTTCCATAGGGTCCCGTGgaaaattaagaaataatttCATGACTCCTACAGACAGTCCCATTCAGAGGCTGCCCTAAAAATAGGTTACACTTTCAGTGGGCTTACTATTTCCTTGGTGCACACAGTTAtgcaataataaacaataacagtAACCTCACTACTGGGCCCTCTAATAAAATAGGGGTCCATGGTCTAAGGCGGgctaataacaacaaaacaacacctAGTTTAGGTCATGCCCCCAATACTTTCGTGACTCAAACAACCTTAATCCAAACCCAATCAAAGAATCTGCCAATTTAATTTGGACTTTCAGAAAAAATGCACATTAATTTTGTACATTACTTTGCATTTGTTTATAAAGGATTGGATATGAATCACTATGGTCTTCTGGCATACAATATTGTATCTTATAGATTCATCCTGCAGACAGTGTGCAATTTACCACATCATCTGTCGCGTTCCGTGAAGGTGTTTGCAGAGCAAAGGTAGCACTAAACAGGCAGATTTTTTGAATGGGGTTTGTCATTAATCCTCCCAACCCGAAAGAACAGCGGTATATAAGATAAACCTACTTTCCCCTTGTATGTGGGCAGGTTGCACAGGATGTCAGACCGCAAAGCTTCATCGCTCATAGACCGGTTGCAGAGGCTGCGCCACACCTCGCTGTTTTCGTCCGCTAGCATGTTGTTCCAGTGCCAGCAGACCAACGCGCAACGCATCAAGTCGGAGAGCTCCAAATAGGAGAAGACATGCTCCAGGACCCGAGCTGGCAACCTCCCGGCCACCCCTGCgcctcctcctgctgcagcagcGTAGGGAGAGCCGGCGGAGCTGCAACTGGCTGCCGCTGCTGCGCCCAGACAGGAGgagcctcctcctccaccgGCCGCTCCAGACATTATACCCGGGCTGCTCTTTACCGACGACACCAGCCGACTTAAGAGTTTCACCTTAAACCGTAGAATGATTCCTAATATAAGTGAAATCCCAACATTTTACCTATAAAATCACATATAGGTCGCACTAAAACCACAACAGTATGGACCTTCTTCCCAGTTCAATGGCTGAATGGAAACGATGCGTCAAGGTCCTTAAAGAGCAAATACACTTATTAAATTGCTGTCaaagaaacatcaaaattaatttgtagaagtgtttttttacattagGTGTAGAGCAAAATCGGCTAAATCCACTTTTGATAAGTTGTCAGATAAAGGGAAGCCTTtgccaaattaaaataaattttattgCCTGCAAGGACCGCAGAGCGGACAGAATAATGAGCTCAGAGAATTTCTACAATGTTGCGTTGTTGGGATATTGGACGTTACACAGTTGCAATGTCAAAGTGTAACGACTGTGTGgcaaaaaaacagcataaagGAACTATAGCCTACTAAATAAGAATGCCATTGTTTACTAATAAATAACTTGATCTGATCTATAGCGTCATTTTAGTTGGATTCATAATCGTTTTAGAGATTGGGTTTatattgagaaaaataaaaaataaaaatgctttggtgtataaagacaaagaaatacacAGTACAAGAAGAACATTGGTTTCCTGATAAAGCAAagtgtaatattttatattttataatatttcgCAGACCACGTGACACTACACGGAAGTGACGCAGTGTGCTCAAAAGAGTTCAGCAAAGCATCTGGGAGCAAAACACCAGCtagcttaattttatttttcaccagAAGACCAAAGGAGGGGACTAACAGACGGCTAAAACAGTTACCAGTAAGTTTTTGTTGGTTACTGTCTAGATAAGAAGATTTGTGTGTTAGTTGTAGTGTTGGGACATGCGTCACTGCAGACCACAGCTGTCCGGGGTCCTGTGCTATGCGGCCTGTTGACAAGCTGTCCTCATCTGGCTGCTGTCCGGGCACAGTCCAGTGGTTTTGCACGGTCAGACAGATGATTAGCCGGTCAGCCTTGACATCGAAACGAACCTGCAATGACAAACACGCGTAGCCAACTGCAGGTTGTGCAGCTATTGATGCTTgtgagctaagctagctaatGATAACAAAGCCCCGCTGCGTTTACGTTCACCTTTCCAAATTCTTCCACTTAAAAGGTTGCCATCTTTATTTTTGCAGGCAACATGTCTAACGTCACCTTTTTAAGAAAATAGCCTATATGAACACCTCGTAATTATCAAGACCTACTGGAAACAAGCTTACAAGCGAACCACCCTGCAGCactgtgttaaaaaataataaaaaatcatTAACTTATTAAATTGCTtcacactctgacacactgtgttttagtggaagaagaaaatgagaagCATCAATACTAAAATCTTTGATGTAGCTGAATTATCACTGTTTTGGATGTAGCCTGTTTTTCAATTTGAAAAAGAGATGATTAAGATTTGTTAAAGATGTCAGGTTATGCTCTGCCCTGTGGTTTCCTTGGTTTCCTTAACAAGTCAGGCCATATACAATTGATTTGGGTTTGTAATTCTCTCTCCATAACTGCTAATGCGAATATTCTACTCACACTAGGAACATGTCGCGACAACAGTGGGTTTATTGTGTATATAAAATGAAGTATTGATGTGGTGCGTTTCATTCACTGTTAAATGATCCTTGCCTGAGCAGACTTGGGAAGTGATGTAATGGTAGTTGGACAACCGCTAGAGGGCAGCACAGAGAcatagctgtttttttttttttcaactaatGAGCATCATGTGGAGCAAAAGTCAAGGCTTCCTCTGGTATTGTAATTTAAGAAAGTTGTATAACCGTTGAAAAGTATGTCTGAAATATGAAAGAATAAATTTATAAGATTGTGTTTTGcgaaatgtttgaaaatgcatGTGTCACAAGGGATAGATTTCAGCTTTTCTATACATTGTTTGGGATAGAATGCCACATGACAGTGGAAGTGAAGTGGAGGAACACAAAACCAGTAAGATGTTTATGGGATGGGAGTGCTCATTCTTTGTTTAAAAAGACAGGAATTTAAACTCAGGTCCACATCTAGTACTGCACCATGTTAAATCATGTATATTATGTAAAACATGAGACCAGCTCCCACAAAATGTTGGCATTCCAGTTATGAGTATGTGTGGACAGCACTtgaaagataaagaaagaaaagtgaatatCTGTTGTGGCTATGACCTAGCAAGGTCATCTCATATAAGCCACTGGCAGTCCTCACTGCTGTTCTCACCAGATAATCAATCATATTCGCTTTAACCATTCTAATTAATAAAGTGTCAAGACTTGACTATAGTAAGTGCTGCCATGGTGCATTATTTGGTCCCTGGACCATAAAGATTTTAGTAGTTTTTGGGGGGGATAAATGATGAGAGATGTAATACATATTGGTCCACTAGAGAGAGCTACTTCAATGAGTAGAGTTTTAGCTGATGGAGCATAGAACTTACATGTGTGGAAAAAGGCACACGCATGTGTGAAGTGTTATGGTTTTGTGGAAAGATATAAGAGAATCTTTTCTCAGTCAATATCCTCATATGGACCAGTCATTTGGCACTTT from Siniperca chuatsi isolate FFG_IHB_CAS linkage group LG19, ASM2008510v1, whole genome shotgun sequence encodes the following:
- the fbxo45 gene encoding F-box/SPRY domain-containing protein 1, with the protein product MSGAAGGGGGSSCLGAAAAASCSSAGSPYAAAAGGGAGVAGRLPARVLEHVFSYLELSDLMRCALVCWHWNNMLADENSEVWRSLCNRSMSDEALRSDILCNLPTYKGKLKAFQHALSSHDCSRNVYVKKNGFTLHRNPIAQSTDGARGKIGFSEGRHAWEIWWEGPLGTVAVIGLATKRASMQCQGYVALLGSDDQSWGWNLVDNNLLHNGEVNGNFPQCNNAPKYQIGERIRVILDMDDKTLAFERGFEFLGVAFRGLPKACLFPAVSAVYGNTEVTMVYLGKPLDG